A window of Pseudomonas mucidolens contains these coding sequences:
- a CDS encoding TetR/AcrR family transcriptional regulator, with protein sequence MAQSETVERILDAAEQLFAEKGFAETSLRLITSKAGVNLAAVNYHFGSKKALIQAVFSRFLGPFCVSLDRELERRQAKPDHKPSLEELLEILVEQALVVQPRSGNDLSIFMRLLGLAFSQSQGHLRRYLEDMYGKVFRRYMLLVNEAAPRIPPIELFWRVHFMLGAAAFSMSGIKALRAIAETDFGVNTSIEQVMRLMVPFLAAGMRAQTGVTDQAMAAAQLRPRSKSVPTVAKV encoded by the coding sequence ATGGCCCAGTCGGAAACCGTTGAACGCATTCTCGATGCTGCTGAGCAGTTGTTCGCGGAAAAGGGATTTGCTGAAACTTCATTGCGGCTGATCACCAGCAAGGCCGGGGTCAATCTCGCTGCGGTGAATTACCATTTTGGTTCGAAAAAGGCCTTGATCCAGGCGGTGTTCTCACGTTTTCTGGGGCCGTTTTGTGTCAGCCTCGATCGTGAGCTGGAGCGTCGCCAGGCCAAGCCGGACCATAAGCCGAGCCTGGAAGAGCTGCTGGAGATCCTGGTCGAACAAGCGCTGGTGGTGCAGCCACGGAGCGGCAACGACCTGTCTATTTTTATGCGTCTGCTGGGCCTGGCCTTCAGTCAGAGCCAGGGTCACCTGCGGCGTTATCTGGAGGATATGTACGGCAAGGTGTTTCGCCGTTACATGTTACTGGTCAATGAGGCCGCCCCTCGCATCCCACCGATTGAATTGTTCTGGCGCGTGCATTTCATGCTGGGTGCCGCGGCGTTCAGCATGTCGGGGATCAAGGCCTTGCGGGCGATTGCCGAAACTGATTTTGGCGTCAATACATCGATCGAGCAGGTCATGCGCCTGATGGTGCCGTTCCTTGCCGCCGGCATGCGTGCGCAAACCGGTGTCACCGATCAGGCCATGGCGGCCGCACAACTGCGCCCACGCAGCAAGTCCGTGCCTACCGTTGCCAAGGTTTAA
- the lexA gene encoding transcriptional repressor LexA, which yields MLKLTPRQAEILAFIKRCLDDNGYPPTRAEIALELGFKSPNAAEEHLKALARKGAIEMTPGASRGIRIPGFEAKADESTLPIIGRVAAGAPILAQQHVEESCNINPTFFHPRADYLLRVHGMSMKDVGIFDGDLLAVHTTREARNGQIVVARIGDEVTVKRFKREGSKVWLLAENPEFAPIEVNLKDQDLVIEGLSVGVIRR from the coding sequence ATGCTAAAACTGACGCCACGCCAAGCTGAGATTCTCGCTTTTATCAAGCGCTGCCTCGACGATAACGGCTATCCGCCGACCCGCGCCGAAATTGCATTGGAACTGGGCTTCAAGTCCCCCAATGCCGCCGAAGAACACCTGAAGGCCCTGGCGCGCAAAGGCGCAATCGAAATGACGCCTGGGGCCTCCCGAGGCATTCGCATTCCCGGCTTCGAGGCCAAGGCTGACGAGTCGACATTGCCGATCATTGGTCGTGTCGCTGCCGGCGCGCCTATCCTGGCGCAACAGCACGTCGAAGAATCCTGCAACATCAACCCGACGTTCTTTCATCCCCGGGCTGATTACCTGTTGCGGGTACACGGCATGAGCATGAAGGACGTCGGCATTTTTGACGGCGACCTGCTCGCCGTCCATACCACGCGCGAAGCCCGCAATGGCCAGATCGTCGTTGCGCGCATCGGTGACGAGGTGACAGTCAAGCGCTTCAAGCGCGAAGGCAGCAAGGTCTGGCTTCTGGCCGAAAACCCCGAGTTCGCACCCATAGAAGTGAACCTGAAAGATCAGGATCTGGTGATAGAAGGCTTGAGTGTCGGCGTTATTCGCCGCTAA
- a CDS encoding DUF6586 family protein, with product MANELYTRTNQKIYFAGLSLEALGRAEEGKEMNAIALVQAGRESALFHLYGALLGLCHEIAGFYRLPQAGAPRAETIMNREVLENTAIPELAELVEMAQSPDSWVARLLKAHSDMFQPPRIPHIPKGDVTQPLIVTVSMAEEEPAPLSREELESWRQELKKLAIRFRDGLNEC from the coding sequence ATGGCCAACGAGCTCTATACGCGTACCAACCAGAAAATCTATTTCGCGGGTTTGTCCCTGGAAGCCCTTGGTCGTGCCGAGGAAGGGAAGGAGATGAATGCCATCGCGCTGGTACAGGCGGGACGTGAGTCGGCGTTGTTTCACCTCTATGGGGCTTTGTTGGGCCTGTGTCATGAAATCGCCGGGTTCTACCGCTTGCCTCAGGCCGGCGCTCCCCGTGCGGAAACGATCATGAATCGTGAAGTGCTGGAGAACACGGCCATTCCCGAGTTGGCCGAGCTGGTGGAAATGGCTCAGAGCCCCGACAGTTGGGTCGCGCGCTTGCTCAAGGCGCATAGCGACATGTTTCAGCCGCCACGTATTCCCCATATTCCCAAGGGTGATGTCACTCAGCCGTTGATCGTGACCGTTTCGATGGCCGAGGAGGAGCCAGCGCCCTTGAGCCGCGAAGAGCTTGAAAGCTGGCGCCAGGAACTGAAAAAGCTCGCGATCCGCTTTCGGGATGGGTTGAACGAGTGCTGA